Proteins encoded in a region of the Zea mays cultivar B73 chromosome 2, Zm-B73-REFERENCE-NAM-5.0, whole genome shotgun sequence genome:
- the LOC100284647 gene encoding uncharacterized protein LOC100284647: MAPQTATRVASGRLVFGAPTTTDGKLQVKGGSRLSVRSLDNNGRRVAVEAVNGAARPNGAAAVADVRRQVPAPPPPEGDGDGVAFRLGKFAEGRLVYRQQFVVRSYEIGPDRTATMETLMNLLQETALNHVMCSGLAGDGFGATRQMSLRKLIWVVTRINIQVDEYSRWGDVVEIDTWVASSGKNGMRRDWIIRDRNTKNMIARATSNWVMMNRETRRLSKIPDEVRQEVLPFYLDRSIIAAATGGGRKIEKLTDSTAEHIRSGLAPRWSDMDVNQHVNNVKYIGWILESVPLDVLEDYHLTSITLDYRRECRQSQLLESLTSMTTSSSAPAEPPLTSSLCGSDLYSTHLIRQQDDRAEIVRACAEWRRKEHPRSIEQL, from the exons ATGGCACCGCAGACGGCAACGCGGGTCGCCTCCGGCCGGCTCGTGTTCGGCGCGCCAACAACAACAGATGGCAAGCTGCAGGTAAAAGGTGGAAGCAGGCTGAGTGTGAGGAGCCTTGACAATAATGGCAGGCGTGTTGCGGTGGAAGCCGTCAACGGCGCTGCCAGGCCGAACGGCGCAGCGGCGGTGGCCGACGTCCGCCGGCAAGtgcccgcgccgccgccaccggaaggcgacggcgacggcgtcgCCTTCCGGCTGGGTAAGTTTGCGGAAGGGAGGCTCGTGTACAGGCAGCAGTTTGTGGTCAGATCCTACGAGATCGGGCCTGACCGAACTGCCACCATGGAGACCCTCATGAACCTCCTGCAG GAGACGGCACTGAACCATGTGATGTGCtctgggctcgccggagacggttTCGGCGCCACACGGCAGATGAGTCTCAGGAAGCTCATTTGGGTCGTCACAAGAATCAACATCCAGGTCGACGAGTACAGCAGATG GGGAGATGTCGTGGAGATAGACACCTGGGTCGCGTCGTCAGGGAAGAACGGCATGCGCAGGGACTGGATCATCCGCGAccgcaacaccaagaacatgatcgCAAGAGCCACAAG CAACTGGGTGATGATGAACAGGGAGACCCGGAGGCTGTCGAAAATCCCCGACGAGGTCAGGCAGGAGGTGCTCCCCTTCTACCTGGACAGGAGCATCATCGCCGCCGCCACTGGCGGCGGCCGCAAGATCGAGAAGCTCACCGACTCGACGGCGGAGCACATACGATCAGGGCTAGCA CCCAGGTGGAGTGACATGGACGTCAACCAGCACGTGAACAACGTCAAGTACATCGGTTGGATCCTCGAGAGCGTGCCGCTGGACGTGCTGGAGGATTACCACCTGACGAGCATCACGCTAGACTACCGCCGGGAGTGCCGTCAGTCGCAGCTGCTCGAGTCGCTCACCAGCATGACGACCTCGTCGTCGGCGCCGGCCGAGCCGCCGCTGACGTCGAGCCTGTGCGGCTCTGACCTGTACAGCACACACCTGATACGGCAGCAGGATGACAGGGCCGAGATTGTCAGGGCTTGTGCCGAATggcgtcgcaaggagcatccacgGTCGATTGAACAGCTCTGA